The following proteins come from a genomic window of Sardina pilchardus chromosome 1, fSarPil1.1, whole genome shotgun sequence:
- the palm3 gene encoding paralemmin-3 isoform X1 has product MDEAEKYQQRVQAIAEKRRLQEEQERVKREMEDERIRLQQMKRKSLRDQWLMEGPPLSPDSAGPRSPLWGQQAQEIEQNLDSLQAKTERLTEEVAKLSEDDGLVACVSDGLAHDNSEGARIAEDGRTEEPVAKEPLLQNGQGNGTTEVGAEEDGKATTVAPAMAEEKGPNGEVAADMPAPEAEAVQPSTEIQNTPEEAAVMATSASASAAEGSGAPEAPPTSNGPISKPGDGNGAVTMTFLGFSDAEKGEGASAGVDDDGGAIMRAERVIIVDEGEEAEVEAVVEVEPESHTAASEPPAAETSAAPQTQEPEATEATEAAAQPATEAPTEAEKHAEAEVTQPAEPKAEAAEAGEVEERGEDGERPGDAQTEPEAAEAPADEAQPQPLPTEGAVASSEVPVYSPAVLTTAAPEDQSQQPDAQELKREDGEEVTLATDPAPAPAPASVPVPSSPSQFQEVPLDDGATKAPRPEPPAEQEPLLTSKTAPPTDAAAPRRAEGVDAPKQKACQCCSVM; this is encoded by the exons GAGAAGCGGCgtctgcaggaggagcaggagcgggtcaagagggagatggaggacgaGAGGATCCGACTGCAGCAAATGAAG AGGAAGTCTCTAAGAGACCAGTGGTTGATGGAGGGTCCTCCCTTGTCTCCAGACAGCGCAGGTCCTCGTTCCCCTCTGTGGGGACAACAAGCCCAGGAGATTGAGCAGAACCTCGACAG tttgcAGGCAAAGACGGAGCGGTTGACAGAAGAGGTGGCGAAGCTGTCCGAGGATGATGGATTGGTGGCGTGTGTGAGTGACGGACTGGCACACGACAACAGCGAG GGTGCCCGCATCGCGGAGGACGGCAGGACAG AAGAGCCCGTCGCTAAGGAGCCGCTTTTACAGAACGGACAAGGAAACGGAACAA cGGAGGTGGGCGCCGAGGAGGATGGGAAGGCTACCACGGTCGCCCCGGCGATGGCTGAAGAGAAGGGTCCTAATGGCGAGGTGGCCGCAGACATGCCTGCTCCTGAGGCAGAGGCTGTGCAGCCTTCTACCGAGATCCAGAACACTCCAGAAGAAGCTGCCGTCATGGCAACGTCAGCGTCAGCATCTGCTGCAGAAGGAAGTGGCGCTCCGGAGGCGCCGCCCACCTCTAACGGCCCAATCAGCAAGCCAGGCGACGGGAACGGTGCGGTCACCATGACGTTCCTGGGCTTCAGCGATGCGGAGAAGGGTGAGGGAGCGAGCGCGGGAGTGGACGATGACGGAGGGGCCATCATGAGAGCGGAGAGAGTGATCATCGTGGACGAGGGAGAGGAGGCCGaggtggaggcggtggtggaggtggagcctGAGAGCCACACGGCAGCATCTGAACCCCCAGCGGCTGAGACCTCCGCTGCCCCACAGACCCAGGAGCCAGAGGCCACAGAGGCCACAGAGGCTGCAGCCCAGCCTGCCACAGAGGCCCCTACGGAGGCAGAGAAGCACGCGGAGGCAGAGGTCACGCAGCCGGCCGAGCCGAAAGCAGAGGCAGCGGAGGCAGGCGAggttgaggagagaggggaggacggAGAGAGGCCCGGCGACGCCCAGACTGAGCCAGAGGCCGCGGAGGCCCCCGCTGATGAGGCGCAGCCCCAGCCCCTGCCCACAGAGGGCGCTGTGGCCAGCTCCGAGGTGCCGGTGTACTCCCCGGCCGTACTGACCACCGCCGCACCCGAAGACCAGAGCCAGCAGCCGGACGCCCAGGAGCTGAAGAGGGAGGACGGCGAAGAGGTCACTCTGGCCACTgaccctgctcctgcccctgcccctgcgtCTGTCCCGGTCCCGAGTTCCCCGAGCCAGTTCCAGGAGGTTCCGCTGGACGACGGCGCCACCAAAGCCCCGCGTCCAGAGCCGCCGGCCGAGCAGGAGCCGCTGCTGACCTCCAAGACGGCCCCCCCGACGGACGCCGCCGCTCCACGACGAGCCGAGGGAGTGGACGCCCCCAAACAGAAGGCCTGCCAGTGCTGCTCCGTCATGTGA
- the palm3 gene encoding paralemmin-3 isoform X2: MDEAEKYQQRVQAIAEKRRLQEEQERVKREMEDERIRLQQMKRKSLRDQWLMEGPPLSPDSAGPRSPLWGQQAQEIEQNLDSLQAKTERLTEEVAKLSEDDGLVACVSDGLAHDNSEGARIAEDGRTEPVAKEPLLQNGQGNGTTEVGAEEDGKATTVAPAMAEEKGPNGEVAADMPAPEAEAVQPSTEIQNTPEEAAVMATSASASAAEGSGAPEAPPTSNGPISKPGDGNGAVTMTFLGFSDAEKGEGASAGVDDDGGAIMRAERVIIVDEGEEAEVEAVVEVEPESHTAASEPPAAETSAAPQTQEPEATEATEAAAQPATEAPTEAEKHAEAEVTQPAEPKAEAAEAGEVEERGEDGERPGDAQTEPEAAEAPADEAQPQPLPTEGAVASSEVPVYSPAVLTTAAPEDQSQQPDAQELKREDGEEVTLATDPAPAPAPASVPVPSSPSQFQEVPLDDGATKAPRPEPPAEQEPLLTSKTAPPTDAAAPRRAEGVDAPKQKACQCCSVM; encoded by the exons GAGAAGCGGCgtctgcaggaggagcaggagcgggtcaagagggagatggaggacgaGAGGATCCGACTGCAGCAAATGAAG AGGAAGTCTCTAAGAGACCAGTGGTTGATGGAGGGTCCTCCCTTGTCTCCAGACAGCGCAGGTCCTCGTTCCCCTCTGTGGGGACAACAAGCCCAGGAGATTGAGCAGAACCTCGACAG tttgcAGGCAAAGACGGAGCGGTTGACAGAAGAGGTGGCGAAGCTGTCCGAGGATGATGGATTGGTGGCGTGTGTGAGTGACGGACTGGCACACGACAACAGCGAG GGTGCCCGCATCGCGGAGGACGGCAGGACAG AGCCCGTCGCTAAGGAGCCGCTTTTACAGAACGGACAAGGAAACGGAACAA cGGAGGTGGGCGCCGAGGAGGATGGGAAGGCTACCACGGTCGCCCCGGCGATGGCTGAAGAGAAGGGTCCTAATGGCGAGGTGGCCGCAGACATGCCTGCTCCTGAGGCAGAGGCTGTGCAGCCTTCTACCGAGATCCAGAACACTCCAGAAGAAGCTGCCGTCATGGCAACGTCAGCGTCAGCATCTGCTGCAGAAGGAAGTGGCGCTCCGGAGGCGCCGCCCACCTCTAACGGCCCAATCAGCAAGCCAGGCGACGGGAACGGTGCGGTCACCATGACGTTCCTGGGCTTCAGCGATGCGGAGAAGGGTGAGGGAGCGAGCGCGGGAGTGGACGATGACGGAGGGGCCATCATGAGAGCGGAGAGAGTGATCATCGTGGACGAGGGAGAGGAGGCCGaggtggaggcggtggtggaggtggagcctGAGAGCCACACGGCAGCATCTGAACCCCCAGCGGCTGAGACCTCCGCTGCCCCACAGACCCAGGAGCCAGAGGCCACAGAGGCCACAGAGGCTGCAGCCCAGCCTGCCACAGAGGCCCCTACGGAGGCAGAGAAGCACGCGGAGGCAGAGGTCACGCAGCCGGCCGAGCCGAAAGCAGAGGCAGCGGAGGCAGGCGAggttgaggagagaggggaggacggAGAGAGGCCCGGCGACGCCCAGACTGAGCCAGAGGCCGCGGAGGCCCCCGCTGATGAGGCGCAGCCCCAGCCCCTGCCCACAGAGGGCGCTGTGGCCAGCTCCGAGGTGCCGGTGTACTCCCCGGCCGTACTGACCACCGCCGCACCCGAAGACCAGAGCCAGCAGCCGGACGCCCAGGAGCTGAAGAGGGAGGACGGCGAAGAGGTCACTCTGGCCACTgaccctgctcctgcccctgcccctgcgtCTGTCCCGGTCCCGAGTTCCCCGAGCCAGTTCCAGGAGGTTCCGCTGGACGACGGCGCCACCAAAGCCCCGCGTCCAGAGCCGCCGGCCGAGCAGGAGCCGCTGCTGACCTCCAAGACGGCCCCCCCGACGGACGCCGCCGCTCCACGACGAGCCGAGGGAGTGGACGCCCCCAAACAGAAGGCCTGCCAGTGCTGCTCCGTCATGTGA